In a genomic window of Microbacterium amylolyticum:
- a CDS encoding SDR family oxidoreductase: MNSELFDVSGRLALVTGSSRGLGRALATALAEAGARVIMHGRDAEALDNTASAIGDQTGTRPAHIACDLTDAAAVEAAMSSLITEHGVPDILVNNAGLQRRAPFTEFPVSDWDAVIASNLSSAFYVSRFITPAMAERGSGKVVNIASVQSKLARQTIAPYSASKGGVALLTQGMAADLARYGVQVNAISPGYFATEMNRALVEDEQFNNWLVNRTPAHRWGDFSELRGALLFLASDASSFVSGQNIFVDGGMTAVV, translated from the coding sequence ATGAATTCCGAACTGTTCGACGTTTCCGGACGCCTCGCTCTCGTCACCGGATCATCTCGGGGCCTCGGCCGTGCTCTTGCAACAGCGCTGGCCGAGGCAGGGGCCCGTGTGATTATGCACGGCCGCGACGCTGAAGCGCTCGATAACACCGCCAGCGCGATCGGTGACCAGACGGGAACGCGCCCCGCGCATATCGCCTGTGATCTGACGGACGCGGCCGCCGTCGAAGCGGCGATGAGCAGCCTCATCACTGAGCACGGTGTGCCGGACATTCTGGTGAACAACGCCGGCTTGCAGCGTCGGGCGCCCTTTACCGAGTTCCCCGTCTCCGACTGGGATGCGGTGATCGCGAGCAATCTCTCGAGTGCCTTCTACGTGTCTCGCTTCATCACTCCGGCGATGGCGGAGCGGGGATCGGGCAAGGTCGTCAACATCGCCTCGGTGCAGTCGAAGCTGGCGCGGCAGACGATCGCCCCGTACTCGGCGTCCAAGGGCGGCGTCGCGTTGCTCACACAGGGCATGGCCGCCGACCTCGCTCGATACGGCGTGCAGGTCAATGCGATCTCACCCGGTTATTTCGCAACAGAGATGAATCGCGCGCTGGTTGAGGACGAGCAGTTCAACAACTGGTTGGTCAACCGCACCCCCGCTCACCGCTGGGGGGACTTCAGCGAACTGCGCGGAGCTTTGCTGTTCCTTGCCTCAGACGCGTCGAGTTTCGTGTCCGGACAGAACATTTTCGTCGACGGCGGCATGACCGCCGTCGTCTAG
- a CDS encoding FadR/GntR family transcriptional regulator → MSRSIHDGVVDDLGERIASGALPPGSILTLARIEDECAASRTVAREAIRVLESIGMVMSRRRVGITVRPREEWDAFSPQLIEWNLRGPFRQQQLEALMELRVAVEPMAARLTAQRASPGQRAELRRLAQALHELGAKGHGASDEFLEVDVAFHLLLLRASGNPQLAALTRPVEEVLRGRSRLGLTPSVPAPGTLEEHAAVADAVTSGDSALAEHHSRTHMHTVWDEIQNDGSLSV, encoded by the coding sequence ATGTCACGCAGCATCCACGATGGCGTCGTTGATGATCTCGGCGAGCGCATTGCGTCCGGCGCCCTTCCCCCCGGAAGCATCCTGACCCTCGCACGCATCGAAGACGAGTGCGCAGCCTCCCGCACCGTGGCACGCGAAGCCATCCGAGTCCTCGAGAGCATCGGCATGGTGATGTCCCGGCGCCGCGTTGGCATTACCGTTCGTCCACGCGAAGAATGGGACGCCTTCTCCCCTCAGCTCATCGAGTGGAACCTGCGCGGCCCGTTCCGGCAACAGCAGCTTGAGGCCCTCATGGAGTTGCGCGTGGCGGTGGAACCGATGGCGGCGCGCCTCACCGCACAGCGCGCCTCCCCCGGCCAGCGCGCAGAACTTCGTCGCCTCGCACAGGCCCTCCATGAACTAGGGGCCAAGGGACACGGGGCATCCGATGAGTTTCTCGAGGTGGACGTCGCGTTCCATCTGCTCCTGCTGCGCGCTTCCGGCAATCCGCAGCTCGCGGCCCTGACGCGGCCGGTCGAAGAGGTCCTCCGCGGCCGGTCACGACTCGGTCTGACGCCGTCTGTTCCCGCTCCCGGAACGCTGGAAGAGCACGCTGCCGTCGCTGACGCCGTCACCTCGGGCGACTCCGCCCTCGCCGAACACCACTCCCGTACCCACATGCACACTGTGTGGGACGAGATCCAGAACGACGGATCACTGTCGGTCTGA
- a CDS encoding gluconokinase, translating to MGQARDVVIGIDMGTTATKVVAYRPDGSALAQASNGYPLDEPAPGHAEQDPRHILDAVYRGVNEVVAAVGSDRIAGLSFSSAMHSIMALAADGRPLTPVITWADTRAAEEAGRLRDSGSGLALHRRTGTPVHPMSPLSKLAWFRLNEPELMARAAMWAGIKDWVLLQMTGRLVMDHSLASATGLLDIHQLMWDDEALQIAGITADQLPELVSTTAQVGSLTSAAIAATGLAPDTAVIAGAGDGPLANLGVGAVRTGVAACSVGTSGALRVVVDRPAVDPLGGVFCYALTENRWVIGGAINNGGVVLDWVRSEIAGGDAGLSTAQLLDEAMTVPAGAGGLLMLPYLLGERAPRWGGVARGAFVGLTRQHKRAHLVRAAVEGVALQLTLVLQSMRQADLPIDEIRATGGVMKHPIWRQTLASAFDSPIGRPDTPEGSGFGAALLGMEALGLIESIDVAAEMVPARKTTEPIAADAAVYAELRPVFERLYGALLPANVTLQDIGSRLPLTHAQ from the coding sequence GTGGGACAGGCGCGCGACGTCGTCATCGGCATCGACATGGGAACGACCGCAACTAAGGTCGTTGCCTACCGGCCGGACGGCTCGGCGCTGGCGCAGGCATCCAACGGTTACCCGTTGGATGAGCCCGCGCCGGGGCACGCGGAACAAGACCCTCGGCACATCCTCGATGCCGTGTATCGCGGTGTGAATGAGGTCGTCGCCGCGGTCGGATCCGACCGCATCGCTGGTCTGTCCTTCTCCAGTGCCATGCACAGCATCATGGCGCTCGCCGCGGATGGTAGGCCGCTCACTCCCGTGATCACGTGGGCTGACACGCGTGCGGCAGAAGAAGCCGGTCGCCTGCGCGACTCGGGATCCGGGCTTGCCCTGCACCGGCGAACGGGAACGCCCGTTCACCCCATGTCACCGCTGAGCAAACTCGCCTGGTTCCGGCTGAACGAGCCCGAGTTGATGGCGCGCGCGGCAATGTGGGCGGGCATCAAAGACTGGGTCCTTCTGCAGATGACGGGCCGGCTCGTGATGGACCACTCGCTCGCGTCCGCCACCGGCCTCCTCGACATCCACCAGCTGATGTGGGACGACGAGGCGCTGCAGATCGCCGGGATCACGGCGGATCAGCTCCCGGAGCTCGTCTCGACCACGGCGCAGGTGGGGAGTTTGACCTCCGCTGCGATCGCTGCCACGGGCCTCGCCCCCGACACCGCCGTGATCGCCGGCGCGGGCGATGGGCCGTTGGCGAATCTCGGCGTTGGCGCGGTGCGAACCGGCGTTGCGGCGTGTTCGGTAGGGACGTCCGGTGCCCTACGCGTCGTTGTCGATCGCCCGGCCGTTGATCCGCTCGGCGGCGTGTTTTGCTACGCCCTCACCGAGAATCGCTGGGTGATCGGCGGGGCCATTAACAATGGCGGCGTCGTACTCGACTGGGTCCGCAGCGAAATCGCCGGCGGCGACGCGGGCCTGTCAACGGCTCAGCTGCTCGACGAAGCCATGACCGTTCCCGCCGGCGCGGGAGGCCTCCTGATGCTGCCGTATCTGCTGGGGGAGCGCGCACCCCGATGGGGCGGCGTCGCGCGCGGTGCGTTCGTCGGACTCACCCGCCAGCACAAGCGTGCGCACCTGGTGCGCGCGGCGGTCGAGGGCGTCGCTCTTCAGCTGACGCTGGTGTTGCAGTCGATGCGTCAGGCCGATCTACCGATCGATGAAATTCGTGCAACGGGCGGGGTGATGAAGCACCCCATCTGGCGGCAGACGCTCGCGAGTGCCTTCGACAGCCCGATCGGACGCCCGGACACACCGGAAGGGTCAGGGTTCGGCGCCGCGCTGTTGGGGATGGAGGCGCTCGGCCTCATCGAATCGATTGACGTGGCGGCCGAGATGGTTCCCGCCCGCAAAACGACCGAGCCGATTGCCGCCGATGCGGCGGTCTACGCCGAGCTGCGCCCCGTTTTCGAGAGGCTCTACGGTGCGCTCCTGCCGGCCAACGTCACGTTGCAGGACATCGGCAGCCGCTTGCCGTTGACGCACGCCCAATAG
- a CDS encoding GntP family permease — protein sequence MTAEWEQTLGAGPLLGIAAGAVLLILFLVIQLRLHAFLVLVLVSLLTAVATGIPAGRVVSTLTDGFGGTLGSVALLIGLGAVLGRLIESSGGAKAVADSMVRIFGEKRAPFALGLTSLALGFPIFFDAGLIVMLPIIFAVARRIGGKNLLLFGFSGAVAFSVMHVFVPPHPGPVAAADFFEANIGLVLLLGLVIAFPTWYVSGYLWAKFVNSRYPMIVPALFGATDDDQPKNPPKTSTVMMILLLPLVLIFLNTGLNTLNTMGVTDADELWVQVLMLIGASPIALLITVLVALLVLGKFRGEKGSALEKLVDGTFGPVASVILITGAGGMFGGVLRASGIGDALSGSLAQLGLPVIVAAYVIAVILRLAQGSATVALVTTAGLIAPAVTGGDFSAMQAAAITLAAAAGSVFASHVNDSGFWLVGRLMGMDVKTTLKTWTVQQSIESVVGFALVLVIYLIF from the coding sequence ATGACTGCTGAGTGGGAGCAGACGCTCGGGGCTGGACCCCTGTTGGGCATCGCGGCTGGCGCCGTCCTCCTTATCCTTTTTCTTGTCATCCAGCTGCGCCTGCACGCGTTCCTCGTGCTGGTGCTCGTTTCGCTGCTGACGGCCGTCGCAACGGGTATTCCCGCCGGGCGGGTGGTCTCCACGCTGACGGACGGTTTTGGCGGCACCCTCGGGTCCGTCGCCCTGCTGATCGGACTCGGCGCCGTGCTCGGACGACTGATCGAGTCATCCGGTGGTGCGAAGGCCGTTGCCGATTCCATGGTGCGGATCTTCGGTGAGAAGCGCGCCCCGTTCGCGCTCGGTCTGACCTCCCTCGCACTCGGTTTCCCGATCTTCTTCGACGCCGGTTTGATCGTCATGCTGCCGATCATCTTCGCCGTCGCGCGTCGCATCGGTGGCAAGAACCTGTTGCTGTTCGGATTCTCCGGCGCCGTGGCGTTCTCGGTGATGCACGTCTTCGTGCCGCCGCACCCCGGCCCCGTCGCCGCAGCCGATTTCTTTGAGGCCAACATCGGCCTCGTTCTGCTTCTCGGCCTCGTCATCGCGTTCCCCACGTGGTACGTCTCCGGATACCTCTGGGCGAAGTTCGTGAACTCGCGCTACCCGATGATCGTTCCTGCACTGTTCGGCGCGACCGACGACGACCAGCCGAAGAACCCGCCGAAGACGTCGACGGTCATGATGATCCTGCTGTTGCCGCTTGTGCTGATCTTCCTCAACACCGGCCTGAACACTCTCAACACGATGGGTGTCACGGACGCCGACGAGCTATGGGTGCAGGTGCTCATGCTCATCGGAGCATCGCCGATCGCCCTGCTCATCACCGTTCTCGTGGCGCTTCTCGTTCTCGGTAAGTTCCGCGGCGAAAAGGGCTCCGCGCTGGAGAAGCTGGTCGATGGCACGTTCGGCCCCGTCGCCTCGGTCATCCTGATCACCGGCGCCGGTGGAATGTTCGGTGGGGTGCTTCGCGCGTCCGGTATCGGTGACGCCCTCTCGGGATCGCTTGCTCAGCTGGGCCTGCCGGTGATCGTCGCGGCCTATGTGATTGCGGTGATCCTTCGCCTCGCGCAGGGCTCCGCAACGGTTGCTCTCGTGACAACGGCCGGACTCATTGCCCCGGCAGTGACCGGCGGAGACTTCAGCGCGATGCAGGCTGCGGCCATCACGCTCGCCGCTGCCGCCGGTTCGGTGTTCGCCAGCCACGTCAACGACTCCGGCTTCTGGCTCGTCGGACGCCTCATGGGGATGGACGTGAAGACCACCCTGAAGACCTGGACCGTGCAGCAGTCGATCGAGTCGGTCGTCGGGTTCGCGCTCGTTCTCGTGATTTACCTCATCTTCTGA
- a CDS encoding dolichyl-phosphate-mannose--protein mannosyltransferase — protein MRERSTLKGAERIARWAVPLSVTAVAAAVRIAGVGGPQELIFDETYYVKDAWTLLNLGYEGSWPDDPNPAFTAGQVDGYSDEGAFVAHPPFGKWIIALGMMIFGAESAFGWRFATAVVGTAMVPLLYAFARRITRSVWFAGAAAVLLALDPLAIAMSRVALLDTPLAFLVLLALWFALLDRPGTVAAIRAGVADNRIAGPTLWRRPWLLAAGITLGLATGVKWSGLYALAALGIAVVLADMFDRKRAGVERWLEAAIGRQAPASFVLLVPTALLSYLVTWTGWLMTTGGYDRSSSANPIVALWNYHRGVLAFHEGVTTPHTYASPAWEWILMLNPTLMYRQTAETCALGDDCVGLMAALPNPILWWAGMLSILWILVRFVRALILRTPLVAADGWVLVGVAGTFAPWLLFPERTMFSFYAITLLPFVILAVVFQLQRMVAPRELVLLNEPTRAEVLAERERAAQEQRAWLITSGVFVGLLIAVAVFYLPFGTGMLEPQGLYRAHLWLPGWFL, from the coding sequence GTGAGGGAGCGATCCACGCTGAAGGGAGCCGAGCGCATCGCGCGCTGGGCCGTTCCGCTGTCGGTAACGGCCGTGGCGGCGGCCGTGCGCATTGCCGGTGTCGGCGGTCCGCAGGAGCTGATCTTCGACGAAACGTACTACGTGAAGGACGCGTGGACGCTGCTCAATCTCGGCTATGAAGGGTCGTGGCCCGACGACCCCAACCCGGCCTTCACGGCCGGACAGGTCGATGGATACTCGGATGAGGGGGCATTCGTCGCGCATCCGCCGTTCGGGAAGTGGATCATTGCCCTCGGCATGATGATCTTCGGAGCCGAATCGGCCTTCGGGTGGCGGTTCGCAACGGCCGTTGTTGGAACCGCGATGGTGCCGCTGCTGTATGCGTTCGCACGGCGCATCACACGCTCGGTCTGGTTCGCGGGCGCGGCGGCAGTGCTTCTCGCTCTCGATCCGTTGGCCATCGCGATGAGCCGCGTCGCGCTTCTCGACACCCCGCTCGCGTTTCTCGTTCTCCTTGCCCTGTGGTTCGCCCTGCTCGATCGTCCGGGAACGGTCGCGGCGATTCGCGCCGGTGTCGCGGACAACCGCATCGCCGGTCCGACGCTGTGGCGACGGCCGTGGCTCCTAGCGGCGGGCATCACCCTGGGGCTGGCAACAGGCGTGAAGTGGTCCGGGTTGTACGCGCTCGCCGCCCTCGGCATCGCCGTCGTGCTTGCCGACATGTTCGACCGCAAGCGCGCCGGCGTCGAGCGCTGGCTGGAGGCCGCGATCGGGCGGCAGGCGCCGGCGTCCTTCGTGCTCCTTGTTCCGACAGCGCTTCTGAGTTACCTCGTCACATGGACAGGGTGGCTGATGACAACGGGCGGCTACGACCGGTCGTCGAGCGCGAATCCGATCGTCGCGCTCTGGAACTATCACCGCGGCGTTCTTGCCTTCCACGAGGGGGTCACAACGCCCCACACCTACGCCAGTCCCGCGTGGGAGTGGATCCTGATGCTCAACCCGACGCTGATGTACCGCCAAACGGCGGAGACCTGTGCGCTCGGAGACGACTGTGTTGGTCTGATGGCGGCGCTGCCCAACCCCATTCTGTGGTGGGCAGGCATGCTGTCGATCCTCTGGATCCTGGTGCGGTTCGTGCGGGCGCTCATTCTCCGTACACCGCTGGTTGCCGCCGATGGCTGGGTCCTTGTGGGCGTTGCCGGAACCTTCGCGCCGTGGCTGCTGTTCCCCGAGCGCACAATGTTCTCGTTCTATGCGATCACGCTGTTGCCGTTCGTGATTCTCGCCGTCGTTTTCCAGCTTCAGAGGATGGTGGCGCCGCGGGAGCTCGTTCTGCTCAATGAACCAACGCGCGCCGAAGTCCTTGCCGAGCGAGAGCGCGCCGCTCAGGAGCAACGCGCGTGGCTGATCACATCCGGCGTGTTCGTTGGGCTGCTCATCGCCGTCGCTGTTTTCTACCTCCCGTTCGGCACGGGAATGCTCGAACCGCAGGGGCTCTACCGCGCTCATCTCTGGCTTCCGGGCTGGTTCCTTTAA
- the rsmI gene encoding 16S rRNA (cytidine(1402)-2'-O)-methyltransferase, with product MIILGGTPIGNLGDASTRLIEMLGQATTIAAEDTRTTQKLLKALGIDNRPRLIPLHDHNEKQKAAEIVELARDQDVLVLSDAGMPTVSDPGYGLVHAATAAGVQVTAIPGPSAVLTALAVSGLPTDRFTFEGFVARKQGDRKRMFSAVAQDPRTLVFFEAPTRVAQTLTDMADVFGTDRLAAVARELTKMHEEVARGTLAELADWASAGVRGELVIVVAGAQRRDVPLDEGVAQVRVLVEQGTRLKEATREVAQQTGLSARDLYQATLGT from the coding sequence ATGATCATCCTCGGCGGCACCCCGATCGGAAACCTCGGCGACGCCTCGACGCGTCTGATCGAGATGCTCGGCCAGGCGACAACAATCGCCGCGGAAGACACCCGCACCACCCAGAAGCTACTCAAGGCACTCGGCATCGACAACCGGCCCCGCCTGATCCCCCTGCACGATCACAACGAGAAGCAAAAGGCCGCCGAGATTGTGGAGTTGGCGCGAGATCAGGATGTTCTCGTCCTCAGCGACGCGGGCATGCCCACCGTAAGCGATCCCGGCTACGGGCTGGTGCACGCTGCGACCGCGGCCGGTGTGCAGGTGACGGCGATCCCCGGCCCGAGCGCCGTCTTGACCGCCCTGGCCGTGTCGGGTTTACCCACCGATCGCTTCACGTTCGAGGGATTCGTCGCGAGGAAACAGGGCGACAGAAAGCGGATGTTCTCCGCGGTGGCTCAGGACCCGAGAACGCTCGTGTTCTTCGAGGCGCCAACGCGCGTCGCACAGACTCTCACCGATATGGCGGACGTCTTCGGAACGGACCGTTTGGCTGCCGTTGCCCGTGAGCTCACCAAGATGCATGAGGAGGTCGCGCGCGGAACCCTGGCCGAGCTGGCCGACTGGGCGTCTGCGGGTGTGCGCGGAGAGCTCGTCATCGTGGTCGCCGGCGCCCAGCGTCGTGATGTTCCCCTCGATGAGGGCGTCGCGCAGGTGCGCGTCCTGGTCGAACAGGGAACGCGCCTGAAGGAAGCCACCCGTGAGGTTGCTCAGCAAACGGGCCTGAGCGCCCGTGATCTGTACCAAGCTACGCTCGGGACGTAG
- a CDS encoding L-idonate 5-dehydrogenase, giving the protein MRAVWIDGKDEIAVREVPVPEVSDGEVRVRVTHVGICGSDLHYFFDGANGEYVVREPLIPGHELSGTVDHDPSGRFATGTPVTVHPARFGTEVHGTAGQPHLWPNGSYLGSASTWPHTQGAMSELLIVRQEMIRVLPETLPVSRAVLAEPLGVALHAATRAGDLAGARVLVSGAGPIGLLALVAAKARGAAHVTVSDVLTEPLQRATALGADATVQVTAEALRPESFDVVLECSGATVAISAAGVAVRRRGTVVQVGMVPNEPRPVNLAPFISKEVTLLGAFRFLDEIDEAVQILDAQPEIESVVTHILPAADARHAFEVARDSRVSGKVVVDMKQGE; this is encoded by the coding sequence ATGCGGGCCGTCTGGATCGACGGGAAAGATGAGATCGCCGTGCGCGAGGTTCCGGTTCCGGAGGTGTCGGACGGTGAGGTGCGCGTGCGCGTTACGCACGTGGGAATCTGCGGCTCAGACCTGCACTACTTCTTTGACGGGGCCAACGGCGAGTATGTCGTGCGGGAACCGCTGATCCCCGGCCACGAACTATCGGGAACGGTTGATCACGACCCGTCCGGACGATTCGCGACCGGAACCCCCGTGACGGTGCACCCGGCACGATTCGGCACCGAGGTGCACGGAACAGCGGGACAGCCGCACCTGTGGCCGAACGGTTCGTATCTCGGCAGCGCCTCCACGTGGCCCCACACCCAGGGCGCCATGAGCGAACTGCTCATCGTGCGGCAGGAGATGATCCGCGTTCTTCCGGAGACGCTCCCCGTGTCGCGAGCCGTGTTGGCGGAGCCGCTCGGCGTCGCCCTGCACGCGGCGACGCGTGCAGGTGACCTCGCCGGTGCGCGGGTTCTCGTCTCGGGAGCCGGGCCGATCGGCTTGCTCGCCCTTGTCGCGGCGAAGGCACGCGGTGCCGCCCACGTCACGGTGAGCGATGTCTTGACGGAACCGCTGCAGCGCGCCACGGCTCTCGGCGCCGACGCCACGGTGCAGGTCACCGCGGAAGCGCTGCGACCGGAGTCATTCGACGTTGTTCTCGAATGCTCGGGGGCGACAGTGGCGATCAGCGCCGCTGGAGTTGCCGTGCGTCGACGCGGAACGGTCGTGCAGGTGGGGATGGTCCCGAACGAGCCACGCCCCGTGAACCTCGCCCCGTTTATCTCAAAGGAAGTCACCCTGCTGGGCGCCTTCCGTTTCCTCGACGAAATTGACGAGGCCGTCCAGATTCTTGATGCTCAGCCAGAAATCGAGAGCGTCGTCACACACATTCTTCCTGCCGCCGACGCGCGGCACGCGTTCGAGGTCGCACGAGATTCGCGCGTATCCGGCAAGGTCGTTGTGGACATGAAACAGGGAGAGTGA